Part of the Halostagnicola larsenii XH-48 genome, GTCTTCTGCGAATCGGATGTCCATCGAGGCACCGAACCTGGGGGTCGGTTCAGACATCCGTCACGACCCTCCAGTGAGCCGGTCCAACCGCGCCGTTCGCCGTTTGCCGTCGTCCGGTTGCATGGTACGGAGAAAACCCGATCGATAGTTAAGTCGAACTATGAGGAGTATATAGTACACATACACGTTGGCTACGGTATAGAGTGAGCAGACGCTCGCTATCTCGTTACGTAGTACAATTATAATAGTTCAAATACGGATACGAGAGCCAATAGCCCGTCTATGAGTACATCGACAGCGACGGGGAGTCGGTTCGATTTGGGCAAACACGACATGATGGTTTTTATACTAATCATGTCGCTCACGGGGTTACAGAACGCTATCACAGAAATCCTCCCGGAATTCTCGCTCGGCCCGCTCGAGTTAGGAGTCGGAGAGTTCGTGTTCATTCCGATCGTGCTCGTGTTGCTGTTTCGTACCTACTGGGCGGCACTGGCCGTCCCGGTCGGCGAGATCGTATTCGGTGAAATACTGCTGGGCGAGTTCGACGGGCTGGGAGCGATGGAGGGGCTCCTGTTGATCCCGGTCTGTTATTACTTCGCCGCGAAACTCCTGCAGGATCCCGAAAACACCACGCAGTTGGCGCTCGTCGTCTTCCTCGCCGAAGCGCTCGAGGAGTTCTTCGCGATGTGGATCGACATCGGAAAGGTCTACGTCGGCGTCGAAGAGCTCGAGGCGGTTCCCGGCCTCCCGGAGAGCATCCTCGTGCTCGAGGGCGTTGATTTTGTCACGCAGATGGTGATCACTGGCGTCGTCTTCGGCGTGATACCCGCGTTGTACCTCTATCCGAAACTTCACGGGAAAATCGAGCCACTGCTCGGAATGGAACCGTTCACGGGTGAGCGGGGAGCCTCGATGATGAGCGGCTTTTCCATCACTGCGCTTGCGGCGGTGCTCGTCGCCGTCCCGCTCGCACTCGCCGCCGAAGCCGCGAGCGAGGCCGGTGGAGCCATCAACGTGATCTGGGAGCCCGAATTCCTCGAGGCCTACGGACAGCAGTTCATCGCGGTTCCCATCGTCGTCTCGGCGGTCGTCGCTGCCATCGTCTGGTATCGAGCAAACCGATCCCCATGAAATCGACGAACCCATCCACCGACGCCAGTATCGTCGTCGACGGTCTCTCGTTTCGCTATCCCGGAGCCGAGAGCGCCGTCCTCGCAAACGTCGATCTCGAGATCGAAGCCGGGGAGTTCGTCGCCGTCGTCGGCGGGAACGGCTCAGGAAAGACGACACTGTGTAAGTCATTCAACGGAATCATCCCACACTTCTACGAGGGGGAAATGACGGGGGCGGTCACAGTCGCAGATCTCGACGTGTCGAACAGTTCAGTGTCAGAACTGTCTCAACACGTCGGCTACGTCTTTCAGGAGTTCGACAATCAACTCGTCAATCCGACGGTGTTCGAGGAGGTGGCGTTTGCGCCGATAAATTACGGCTTGGAGGACTATCGAGAACGGGTCCATCGAACGCTCGATCTACTCGATCTCGACGGGCTCGAAGACCGGTTCGTCTGGGAGCTGTCGGGAGGTCAGAAACACCTCGTTGCGCTCGCCGCGTCGCTCTCGCTCGACCCGGAGATTCTGGTCGTCGACGAACCCGCGGCACAGCTCGATCCGGTCAACGCTCGCGAGACGTACGATCAGCTCGCTCGACTCAACGAGGACCTGGGAAAGACCGTCGTCGCGATCGAACACCAGACGGAATTCATCGCGGAGTACTGCGAGTACGTGGTTCTCGTCGAAAGCGGTGCCGTCAGGTGGAAGCTCCCCGTCGAGGAGGCACTCAACCGGTTGGATGACCTGCGATCCCAGGACGTCCACCCGCCGCAGGTGACACGCATTGCCGAACGCGTGTTCGAAGACGAGGATAGGTTGCCGACGACGCTTCGAGCCGGGACAACCCGATTCGGAGAACGGGTCTCCGAGACGGAGATCCGAACGGACGAGACCACGGGGACGGAATCACCCACATACGACACCGATCCCGTCATCTCCTTCGAAGACGTCTCTCACTCCTACCAGACGCTCCGAAGCGGCACTCGAGACGTCCTCGATGAGCTGTCGCTCGAACTGTATCCTGACGAGCGGGTTGTACTCCTCGGGAGCAACGGCGCTGGAAAGTCGACGCTCCTACAGTTGATAACCGGCCTGGAAACGCCGGACGCGGGGACCGTCACCGTCGACGGCGTCGAGACCGAGACGGTACTTCCCGAACAGCTCGCAGAAGACGTCGTCTACGTCCACCAGAATCCGGAGGAGATGTTCATCGACGACGCGGTGCGAGCCGACATCGCCCACTACCTCGAGGACAGGGGTAATCCGGACGCGGACGAGCGCGTCGACGAAGTGATCGACTTCCTCGACCTCGAAGCGGTCGCGGACCGTGACGGGCGACTCCTCAGCGTCGGCCAGCAACGTCGCGCCTCGCTGGCAATCGGTTTGGCGACCGAACCCTCGATCGTTCTGCTGGACGAACCGACCGGCAGCCTCGACCTCGCGAGTCGCGAGGAGGTCGGCCGCACGATCGATCGAGCCGGATCGCGCGTCGAAACCGTGATCATCGCGACACACGACCTCGAACTCGCGGCGGCGTGGGCGACCCGCGTGGTCGTCCTCGACGACGGCGATATCATCGCTGACGGGCCACCCGGAACCGTCTTCGCGGATCTCGATGTCCTCGAGCGGGCGAACCTTCGCCCGCCACAGGTCGTCAGGCTCGGGAACGAACTCGGCCTCGATCCCGCACCGTTGACCGTCGAGACGTTCGTGGAACGACTCGAGGCCGCAGACAAATCGTCCTCACCGACGGAGGTGACGCGATGAGCTATCTGGACGGACTCCGAGACGCCGCGTCGGTCGACGCGATCAAGAGCGACTTGCTCCGAACGGCCTACGAAAACGAGGGATCGTTTCTGCATCGGCTCGACCCGCGCGTACTGCTACTGTGGTACTTCGTCTTCCTGTTCATCCCGTGGCTGTTCTACGACATCGGCGTGTTGCTGGGCCTGTTAGCGTTCGTCTCAGTGCTTGCAGTGCTCTCGCGCGTGAGTCTCTTTCTCGTCGCGGTGATGGCGTTCAGCGTGGCCTCGACGCTCGCCTCGTACGCAGTCGTGACCGCTTTTACCGGCGATGCGATCGGGGCAATTCAGGCGCTAATCCCGTTTACGCTGAAGCTGACAATCATTTCAGTCGCCAGCCTCGCGGTCTTCTCGAGTATGGGTCCGAAGACGCTCGCCCGGGGGCTCACCAGTCTCGGCATCCCGCGCCAGTTCACCTTTCTCATCACGTACGGCTACCGAATGCTACCGGTATTGTTCGAGGAGTATCACGACCTGGTGAACGCCTACCGGTTGCGAAGCGTCGCACCGGACTCGCCGGGACGGTTGCGCTGGCGTCATTACGCCTACCTGTTGAAACTCTCGATGCGGGCGTTCTACCCCATGATATTCAACGTCGCAAAACGCAGCCGAGTCACGGTTGAAGCCATGGAAACCAGGGGGTTCTCTCACTCGCTCCACGACGAGGCGAGCAAAAAACTCCAACTGGCAGACCTCCGGATTCGACCCAGCGACATCGTCTTTTTCGGCGGTTCGTTGACCATCGTCGCCGCGATGGCCTTCGTTCTGTAGGTATCCGGCCCGCTTCGCCTTCTGTGGTAAAATCGCCCTCAGACAACGTCTTGAACGCGAAAACCGACCGTACAGTCGCTCGAGGGAACAACGATCGGATATATACCCAGCCATACCGGTCAGGGCAACTATATATTACTCTTAGTTATCCTATTGGGTGCGGACACGAAGCCATCGACATGGACGGACTTGCGGATAGCACGCTGGAATCGCAACTGCTCGAAACGATTATTCCCTCGCGCGCGTCGTTGCCAGCCGACCCGGCACCGGGCAACTACGTGGTCGTCGACGTCGCTCAGTTTTCGACCACCGTTCCCGAACTGTTCGCCAACGGTGCGGAGTACATCTACGTTACCGAACAACGGGGGAACGAACCCGAATTCAAAGCGGACCATCCTCGAGCGAAGATCGGCGGCGGCTCCGGCCCCGATTACGAGGGAGAACCTGGATACGATTTCTTCAACTCACCGAGTTTTGTCCAGAACGTGGATGTCGACGGACGCCCGACGGCGATGACGTCGACGAACGGCGGGAATGCGATCACCGACCTTCGACTCGCCGGCGGCGACGATGTAGACATCTACGTCGGCGGCCTGACCAACGGCAGGGCCGTCGCCGAGCACCTTCGGGAGAGCGACCGCGAGACGTACCTCGTCGCCGCCGGATCGAACGGGAAACCCTCGCCCGAAGATACCGTCGGCACGCTGGTCATCGCTCATCACCTCCACGGGATCACGATCACGGACGAACGGCGGGAAGCCTTCCGACAGGTCGTTCAGTTCGCCAAGGGGCCGAAGTACGAGAACAAACCCCAGATCAAACGAACCGACCTCTACGAGTACACCCTCGCGTTCGATAGCCGCACCGTCGTGCCGAAACTCGAGGGCCAGCGCCTCTACGATATTACCGCGGCGGACGACGACGGTGAAGCCGACGGAAAAGCGGAGACGTATTGATGCGGGAGGTGCGTTATGAACCATGGAACGGACATCCCTGCTCGAGCGCGTTTCCGAGCACATCGCCGAAGTAATCGGCCTCCTATCGATGGGAGTGGCGGTCGTCGGCGCAACGCTCGGAATCGAGTGGGTCCTGCTCGTCGGTGCCATCGGGTTCATCGTCGGGATGCCCCTCGCGTTCCTCCTCGAGCCCGACACCGAGACGACGGCGGAGCGGACTGGCGAAGCCGACGGTGACAGCCAGCAACAGGACGATCCGATAGACGCCCTCAAAACAGCATACGCGAATGGGACGATCGCCGAGGAAGAATTCGAGCAGAAAGTGAGTCGACTTCTCGAGAGTGAGGACGCCGATCTGGCCGATGAGGCTGGCGTGAGGACTCGAGAACCATCCACAGTCGAAGGGACGGACCGCGGGACGGACACCGACCGGCTCGAGCACGGACGCCTCGATCGCGAGTCGACGTGACGGAACGGCTTCCGGACAGTGTAGATCCCTAGCCGGACGCAAGCGCCTCGTCGATCCGCCGTTCGATCTCGAGGAGGTCCTCCTGAATCGCCTCCCCGCCCTCGACCTCCTCGAGTCGCTCCGCCAATCCCTGCAGGCGCGAGAACTTCTCGCCCTCGTCGACGCCCGTTTTCTGGACGTAGACCTGCTCGTCGACGTCGTACACGTCGTCCTCGTCCAGATCGGTTACCGCGAGGACGACGTCCAACTTCTCGGGATCGACGCCGAGGACCCACTCGCGCGGAACGTCGTGTTCGTCGAGCGCGTCGAAAATTATCTCGTCGTCCTTCGAGTACCGCCGCTCGCGCGTGGTCCGCCTGACGGTGCCGAACCGCCCGTGCAACTGCTGATCGGGGCCGAGACGCTCGAGCAAGGAGTTTCTGGCCGTTCCCCTGACGCGATCGGCACCCCGCTGGACGTCCGAGAGGAGGACGTACAGGTCAGTCAGCGTCCCGGTGTCGAGCGACGACGGGTCGTCCGCATCCACCCGATCGAGGAGGTCGGCCAGCAACACGGCGTCGTCGTGGACGCGTTCGGGTCGCGTTCGCGCCTCCTCGGGCGTGAGGAGGTGCGGACTCTCCCCGCCGACCGCCTCGTCGAGAGCCAGCGACAGCGCTTCGCCGTCGGAAACGAACTCCGGGCCGAGACTCAGGACTGCCGCGTACGGTTCGACGCCCGGGGCGAGCGTCTCCAGCGTGATGGGGCTCCCCTCGAGGCGGTCGACGAGGACGCTGAACTGCTCCCGATGAAGCGGTCGTTCCTCGCCGCTGTCTCGAAACTTGACGACGATGCGATCGTCGCGAGTCGCCTCGATCTCGAACGGGCGCTCCGAGACGGGAGTGACCAGCACAGAACCCGACTCGAGTCCCTCACAAGCCGTACACAGCGGTGACCAGTACGCGTCCATACGGGATCGATCACCGAGCCATAGCAAAAGTTGCAACCACGAAAGTGCCGGGCAGTCGGACTCACAGCGCTTCGCGCCTCGAGGGCGACGAAATGACCGACATCGACCCAGACTACGATTCGATTTTCTCGACGATTTCCCGCGCCTGTTCTCTCGCTTTCTCCTCGCCGACGCTCTTTTTGATCAGGACGCTCGTGACCTCCCAGTCGTCTTCTCCCTCCAGTTTCCCGGTTCGAACTTCGCTTCCTTCCGACACCGATTCCGCCGGGTTGTCAGCCCAGTCGGGCGTTCGGATGTCGTCGTATCGGTCGGGATCTCGAAACCTGACGTGGATGTACTCGTCTTCGGTATCTACCATCTCGACGTCGGGGATCTCGGCCATGGTCGAGACTACCTCGCTATCGGACCTCAATCTGGGGCTTGAATGTGCTCTGTCGCCGTCCAATTCGATTCTCCGCACGCCACTCTGACACGCGGGACTTCGCTACAGACACCCACGGCCGATCGCGGGCGGCGCGCCTGCCGTCGCAGGCTGTTCCCATTTCGGGCTGGTTGCCGACGATCGAAACGCACCATGAGCACTGACACCATCCACGATCTGTTCGAACACGGCCTCGAGGACATCTACCACGCCGAACACGAACTTCTCGAGGCGCTCGAGGACCTCGAAGAACACACCGAAGACGAGGAGATCGCACAGGCCTTTGCCGACCACCGACAGGAGACCGAAGGGCAGATCGACCGGCTCGAGCAGGTCTTCGAGGAGTTCGGCGAGCCGCCCGAGAAAGAAGAGTGCGAGGGCATCGAGGGCTTGATCGAAGAGTACGAGGGGTTCCTCGAGACCGACCCCGAACAGCACGTCCTCGACTATCACAGCATGGCCGCAGCGGAGAAAACGGAACACTACGAAATCGCCGCCTACGGGAACCTCCTTCCGCTGGCCGACCAGCTCGGGCTGGACGATGCTGCGGACATGCTCGAGGAAAACCTCCGCGAGGAACAAGATGCGCTCGAGAAACTGAAAACGCTGACCGAAAACTACGATATCGAATCGATTCCGGCCCAGTGAACGAACTCGAGGGAGACCCAACGATATCGACGACCGATTCGAGGATCGAAAGCGGCCACGTCGGCGCACACGATTTTTTCGGACACGACCGAGAGATGGAAGGGGGGTTCGCTCCTCGAGTCGAGTAGGATGGGTTTTCTTCACGGCGAACAGTGGATACAGTCGAACGTGTCGTTAGGCAAAATGAATCATATATCGCGATATGATTGTCAAGCTCGTCACGGTAAATCAGAAGTTCGCTCGGAATTCTCGGGTGCTGAGTACTCGAGTGGAATTATCGGCTTTGCCAAACTCTGAGGCCGCATCGGATTACCCTTCTTCGTCCGACATCCGTAGCTACAACGCAGAAACGAAGGAAGTGCTTTCTCGAGCGTTTTCGAGGCGGGGAGACCAGTTCCCAGCGACAGTTCGCGTGAGAGGCGCGCCGTTGCAGGTGCACGCCCAACAGCCAAGGGAGACAGTAGCGGTTACAAGACCGAGGCTCGGTATCGATATGTCACTCAAAGCTGCCTTCGAAACCGGCGAAAATGACGCGACGCTCGATTCCGCGAGTACAGCCACTCAGTGGAAGCGGATTGCATCCACCATAATCGGTGGCGGTCTCGTAGTTATCGGGCTCAAGAAACGCTCGATAAGCGGATCGGTCGCCACGATTGCTGGCGGGTGGCTCCTCTATCGAGGACTCACCGGAAACAAACGTACTACGTCGAAACGCGAAACCAGCGTTGTGAGGGATTCTGCAGACGCCATCGAGACCGAGGGCGACTCCGAAATCGGAATAGACTCCGACACCGACGCTGACGCCGACACGACTCCCGACCGCGTTCTGGATTCGGCGACCGGAGGCGGTTCTAGCTCTATCGCTGCTCGAATTCGATCCAAAATGAACACGGACCCGCCACGAGTCGAACGCTCGATTACGGTGGGAAAATCACCCGAGGAACTCTACGAACTGTGGCTCGAGCCGGGAACGATAGAACAGCTCATGGGCCAGGAAGACGGGATGGTGGCGGTGAACGCGGACGACGGACGCTGGGAGTGGACGGTTTCCGGCCCCCTCGAGGGGGTGCTCACGTGGGAAACCGAACTCATCGAGGAAGAACCCAACGAGTCCCTGCGCTGGGAATCCGTCAACGGCGATCGCGTCTCGGTCGACGGAACGGTCGAGTTTCGGCCCGCACCGGCCGATCGGGGCACGGAAGTGACGCTCCGGCTGGAAGTCGACCATCCCGGCGGTTCGCTCGGTAACGGAGTCCTCAACGGGATCGGCATCGTTCCGCGAATGCTCGAGAGCAAGGCGCTCAACCGCTTCAAGAGTCTCGCCGAGACAGGAGAGATACCGTCGCTCGAGACCAACCCGTCCGGTCGAGGAACGGGAGACCTGCTGTGAAGTCCGAAGCGACGAGCCGCTCCGATGGAAATTCCTCGTGAAAAAGCGTCAGGTCGAAAGACGAAACAGGCCTACGGCGACGCCGATAGGATTTCGAAAGTGTAGACGGTTCACACATCGTGCTGTCGGACAGTGTAGACAGTTCACACATCGTGCTGTCGGACAGTGTAGACAGTTCACACAGTGTAAAGTAGTCCGGTAGAAGTTACACTCGGACAAGTGGACCGAGTACTAAAACGGACCAAAACATCGAATAAATGTGTTTTCCAACGATATAGGGTGAGAAGGGAAACGAGGCCATTGAACCGTATAGGCATTGTAAACAGTGTACACAGTGTACACATTCTACACCGTTTGGTAGTTCAAATTACAACACAATGGACCAGACAAACAGCCCCTCGACTCCCGGGAACTGCGATCGGACTCACTCACCCAAACCGTCTGACTCGAGTGCGGACTCGTACTTCCAGCCGATTTCGGCATCCGTTTTCTCGTCTCGTTCGATACCGGGGAGGTCGTCGAAAACGTCCGAAAGCCAGGCGACCCACGCGTCACTCGAGTCGTACTCTGCCGGGTAGTCCGCATAGACGCGCTCGGCCAGTTCGAAAGCGGTCGCCGTCCCCTGATCGAAGAGGACGCCGAACGCAACGCGAGCAGCCGTGCGTTCGGCATCGCTCTCCGTTCGATTCTCGAGGCCGTGGCGAACGCTGCCGAACGGTTCGGGATCCGACTCCGGCGCGTCCCGCCCGTCTTCGTCCTCGAGCCGTTCGATGACGGGAGTGCGTTCGTACATCCACAATTCCGCAATCGGCGCCGAACACTCGTCCGAAGCGGACGAATTCGGTTGTGAGGAGGGAGCGCTCGAGACAGTCGCGTCGGGATCCGGAGGGGTGACCAGCGGGAGTTCCCGAAGGCTGTCTTCGAGACAGGTTGCCCACCACTGCTCCGGCGTTTCGTAACCCGCCGGCGATTCGCTGTAACAGCCGTCGACGAGTTCGGCGGTCGTCGCGTTGCCCCAGTACGCAAGAAACGAGAACGCGGTTCGGACTGCCTGCGCTTCGTCCGGTGTCAGTGAGAGCCCCTCGATCGATCGTTCGACCGGTGGTGGGATGTCGATGCGATTGTCGCGCGCGCCGAATGGTGTGGCTCGCAAGAGCCGACGGCCGTTGTCGGTCAGTTCGTACTCGTCGCCGTTTACCTTCCGAACCAGCGCGTTATCGATCAGTTGTGCCAGATGGGACTCGAGCGTCTCCTGAGACGTATCGAACGTCGCCTCGAGCGTGTCGAACGTTACGGTTTCCTCCTCGAGCGTCTCGAGGATGGCCCGCCCGAGGGCATCGAGCGTATTCGAACTCACGTGTATACTGTAGACGGGAACGCCCTTAATTCGAACACGCTGCGAATCGCAGGTTCTGGCAGCACGTCAGTCGAGATAGGCCGTTATCAGGCGCCGTTCGATCCGCTGGAGCCGATCGCTGACCGTTCCGACGGAGAGATCGAGACTCCTTGCGAGTTCTCGATGGGTCGTCTCGCGTGGCACCTCGTAGTAGCCCTCTCTGACGGCGCGCTCGAGGAGGTCCTCTTGACGGTCGGTCAGCGCCCTCTCGCGTTGGCCCGGTCCCGTCTCGTAGGAACCGATTTCCTCGAGTTCGACCGAGATCTCGCCGGGGACGCGTGCGAGCGCCCGTTGGATCCCCGATTCCGTTCCGATCACCGTGAACCGATAGCGTTTCCCGTCCGCTGTTTGGGAGTGAACTATCGGCCAATCGAGGACGATGTCGTGTGCGTAGAGGATCGACAACAGGTCGCCGATCAATCCGATGCTCCGACATCGCAGGTACGCGACCCCGCGTCCGTTCGCGCCGGTCACGTCGTACTGAACGATATCGCTCGAGTCGGCGAGCAACCCCTCGGCAGCCGAGAGGTCTCCCTCGAGGTCGACGAGGACGACGTGCTGTCCGTCCTCGATCGGACCAATGTGACGAGTGAATTCGATACGGACGGCGTCAGAACGGGTGAATCGATCCAAAACCGGGGCGATCTGTGTATCTTGACCCCCGAGAGCGAGTGTCGCGTATCTCACCGGCGGGTCACCCACGAGTTGGTATCGTCGCTGTCCACCATTATCGTCTGGACGATAGAGGCACAGTGACCTAAGAGTGTTTCTAGCATCCTAGAAAGTAAATCCAAATCCGTTCCACCCGTAGGGACACTCGATGCCTAACGAGACACGCTCAGGTGAAACGCCGCCCGGCCCGCGCGGACTGCCGGTCGTCGGTGCGGATCCGGCGATGATCCGCGGCGGCCTGGATTTCAGATCGCGAGTAGCCGCCGAGTACGGTGATGTCGTCCACTGGGACGGAGTTCGGGGAGACGTCTACCAGCTCAATCATCCAGACGACATCGAACACGTCCTGGTCCAGAACAATCAGAACTACGTGAAAGGCGAGAATTTTCAGAAGATTCTCGGCCCGCTGACCGGCAACGGCATCCTCAACAGCGAGGGCGAGGAGTGGCGGCGAAACCGCCACCTCGTTCAGCCGGCGTTCCATCCCGACCGAATCGAAGTCTACGCCGAGATGATGACCGACTTCACGGAGGAGATGTGCCAGCGGTGGTCCGACGGCCAACGGCTACTGATCCACGAGGACATGATGGAACTCACGCTTCAGATCGTCGCGAAAGCCCTCTTCGGTGCCGACGTCGAGGACCACCTCGAGGAAATCTCCACGGCTATCGATACGTTTCTCCCGGCAACCTCGAGTCTCCCGAACATCCTCCTCCCGGAAGAAGTTCCGCTTCCCTCGCGGAGAAAGATGGACAACGCGCGCGAAACGCTCGATACGATCGTCGAGGAAATTATCCGAGAACGACGAGCGGACCCCGGCGACGATGTCGTCTCGGCGCTTCTCTCGGCGGCCGACGAGGAGGGGAACGCGCTCACCGACGAGCAGATTCACGACGAGATTATCACCCTCCTGACCGCCGGTCACGAGACGACGGCGGTCTCGCTGACCTACACGACGTATCTCCTCTCGCAACATCCGAAGGTCGAACGGCGACTCGTCGAGGAACTCGAGGGACGGACGCCGGAGATGAGCGACCTCGCTCAATTGACGTACACCGAACAGGTGGTCAAGGAGTCGATGCGGCTCTTCCCGCCCGTTCCGGCCATCGTCCGCGAGGCGGTTTCACTCGACACCGTCGGCGGCTACGAGATCCCCGCTGGGGCGACTGTCCACATGAGTCAGTGGGTCGTCCACCGCGATCCGCGCTGGTACGACGATGCCCGCACCTTTCGACCCGAACGCTGGACCAGCGAGATGGAGTCCGAACTTCCGCGTCTGGCGTATTTCCCGTTCGCGGCCGGCCCAAGACGGTGCATCGGTGACCGCTTTGCCATGCTCGAGGCCCGCCTCTTGCTGGCGACGATCTATCAGCACTACCATCTCGAACTGGTCTCCGATCGCACGCTCGAGGTGATCCCGACCGTAACGTCGCGGCCGAAAGAGGACGTCGTAATGGTTGCCCACGAACGATAAGATAAGCAACATATTGTATCAATGGACTAATTTATCGGACTATCCTACTGCCGGTCATGCCAGACAGACCCCATTCGCCGGACTGGATCGTCGAACAGCCCGGCCTGACCGCGTTCGCCCTGCTAAGCGGTCTCCTCGCGCTATTCGTGCTCCTGCCGTATCTCCAGTACGTGCTGTTCGGCGTCGTACTCGCATACATCATGTTTCCAGTCCAACAACGCGTCGAGCAGTACGTCAGGCCGACGATCGCTGCGGTAACCGTCGTCGTGGCGACCTTACTGGCCGTGCTCATCCCGCTCGTCTACACCATCACGGTCGCCGTCCAACAGTCGCTCGGGGTCGTTCGCTCTATCAGACAAGGGGATATCAACGTTAACACGATCGAGAACGTATTCGAGACCAACGGCTACGCAGTCGACCTCGTTTCCCTGTACGAGGCGAACCAGGATCGGATTGCGACAGGAATTCAAGAAATCACGACGGGAGCGCTCAATCTCGTTGGCAGCCTGCCCAAAATGTTCATCGGGCTGACCGTCACGCTGTTCGTCCTCTTTGCACTGTTGCGGGACGGAAAGCGGTTAGTCAATTGGTTCCAGTGGGTGTTGCCTATCGAAGACGAGATTCTCGAAGAGCTACGCGACG contains:
- a CDS encoding ABC transporter ATP-binding protein, with product MKSTNPSTDASIVVDGLSFRYPGAESAVLANVDLEIEAGEFVAVVGGNGSGKTTLCKSFNGIIPHFYEGEMTGAVTVADLDVSNSSVSELSQHVGYVFQEFDNQLVNPTVFEEVAFAPINYGLEDYRERVHRTLDLLDLDGLEDRFVWELSGGQKHLVALAASLSLDPEILVVDEPAAQLDPVNARETYDQLARLNEDLGKTVVAIEHQTEFIAEYCEYVVLVESGAVRWKLPVEEALNRLDDLRSQDVHPPQVTRIAERVFEDEDRLPTTLRAGTTRFGERVSETEIRTDETTGTESPTYDTDPVISFEDVSHSYQTLRSGTRDVLDELSLELYPDERVVLLGSNGAGKSTLLQLITGLETPDAGTVTVDGVETETVLPEQLAEDVVYVHQNPEEMFIDDAVRADIAHYLEDRGNPDADERVDEVIDFLDLEAVADRDGRLLSVGQQRRASLAIGLATEPSIVLLDEPTGSLDLASREEVGRTIDRAGSRVETVIIATHDLELAAAWATRVVVLDDGDIIADGPPGTVFADLDVLERANLRPPQVVRLGNELGLDPAPLTVETFVERLEAADKSSSPTEVTR
- a CDS encoding energy-coupling factor transporter transmembrane component T family protein; the encoded protein is MSYLDGLRDAASVDAIKSDLLRTAYENEGSFLHRLDPRVLLLWYFVFLFIPWLFYDIGVLLGLLAFVSVLAVLSRVSLFLVAVMAFSVASTLASYAVVTAFTGDAIGAIQALIPFTLKLTIISVASLAVFSSMGPKTLARGLTSLGIPRQFTFLITYGYRMLPVLFEEYHDLVNAYRLRSVAPDSPGRLRWRHYAYLLKLSMRAFYPMIFNVAKRSRVTVEAMETRGFSHSLHDEASKKLQLADLRIRPSDIVFFGGSLTIVAAMAFVL
- a CDS encoding 2-phosphosulfolactate phosphatase, encoding MDGLADSTLESQLLETIIPSRASLPADPAPGNYVVVDVAQFSTTVPELFANGAEYIYVTEQRGNEPEFKADHPRAKIGGGSGPDYEGEPGYDFFNSPSFVQNVDVDGRPTAMTSTNGGNAITDLRLAGGDDVDIYVGGLTNGRAVAEHLRESDRETYLVAAGSNGKPSPEDTVGTLVIAHHLHGITITDERREAFRQVVQFAKGPKYENKPQIKRTDLYEYTLAFDSRTVVPKLEGQRLYDITAADDDGEADGKAETY
- a CDS encoding SHOCT domain-containing protein, translated to MERTSLLERVSEHIAEVIGLLSMGVAVVGATLGIEWVLLVGAIGFIVGMPLAFLLEPDTETTAERTGEADGDSQQQDDPIDALKTAYANGTIAEEEFEQKVSRLLESEDADLADEAGVRTREPSTVEGTDRGTDTDRLEHGRLDREST
- a CDS encoding DUF892 family protein, encoding MSTDTIHDLFEHGLEDIYHAEHELLEALEDLEEHTEDEEIAQAFADHRQETEGQIDRLEQVFEEFGEPPEKEECEGIEGLIEEYEGFLETDPEQHVLDYHSMAAAEKTEHYEIAAYGNLLPLADQLGLDDAADMLEENLREEQDALEKLKTLTENYDIESIPAQ
- a CDS encoding SRPBCC family protein → MSLKAAFETGENDATLDSASTATQWKRIASTIIGGGLVVIGLKKRSISGSVATIAGGWLLYRGLTGNKRTTSKRETSVVRDSADAIETEGDSEIGIDSDTDADADTTPDRVLDSATGGGSSSIAARIRSKMNTDPPRVERSITVGKSPEELYELWLEPGTIEQLMGQEDGMVAVNADDGRWEWTVSGPLEGVLTWETELIEEEPNESLRWESVNGDRVSVDGTVEFRPAPADRGTEVTLRLEVDHPGGSLGNGVLNGIGIVPRMLESKALNRFKSLAETGEIPSLETNPSGRGTGDLL
- a CDS encoding helix-turn-helix domain-containing protein: MRYATLALGGQDTQIAPVLDRFTRSDAVRIEFTRHIGPIEDGQHVVLVDLEGDLSAAEGLLADSSDIVQYDVTGANGRGVAYLRCRSIGLIGDLLSILYAHDIVLDWPIVHSQTADGKRYRFTVIGTESGIQRALARVPGEISVELEEIGSYETGPGQRERALTDRQEDLLERAVREGYYEVPRETTHRELARSLDLSVGTVSDRLQRIERRLITAYLD
- a CDS encoding cytochrome P450, with protein sequence MPNETRSGETPPGPRGLPVVGADPAMIRGGLDFRSRVAAEYGDVVHWDGVRGDVYQLNHPDDIEHVLVQNNQNYVKGENFQKILGPLTGNGILNSEGEEWRRNRHLVQPAFHPDRIEVYAEMMTDFTEEMCQRWSDGQRLLIHEDMMELTLQIVAKALFGADVEDHLEEISTAIDTFLPATSSLPNILLPEEVPLPSRRKMDNARETLDTIVEEIIRERRADPGDDVVSALLSAADEEGNALTDEQIHDEIITLLTAGHETTAVSLTYTTYLLSQHPKVERRLVEELEGRTPEMSDLAQLTYTEQVVKESMRLFPPVPAIVREAVSLDTVGGYEIPAGATVHMSQWVVHRDPRWYDDARTFRPERWTSEMESELPRLAYFPFAAGPRRCIGDRFAMLEARLLLATIYQHYHLELVSDRTLEVIPTVTSRPKEDVVMVAHER
- a CDS encoding AI-2E family transporter; protein product: MPDRPHSPDWIVEQPGLTAFALLSGLLALFVLLPYLQYVLFGVVLAYIMFPVQQRVEQYVRPTIAAVTVVVATLLAVLIPLVYTITVAVQQSLGVVRSIRQGDINVNTIENVFETNGYAVDLVSLYEANQDRIATGIQEITTGALNLVGSLPKMFIGLTVTLFVLFALLRDGKRLVNWFQWVLPIEDEILEELRDGLDQLMWASVVGNVAVAGIQAVLLGIGLVIAGVPAVIFLTVATFILTLLPLVGAFGIWIPAAAYLVTVGRPTAGAVMVVYGLLVTFSDSYLRPALIGQTAAFNSAIVVIGIFGGLIAFGAVGLFIGPVVLGGAKLTLDEFARELTGDPDPAQSLESTDRSSSE